The following are encoded together in the Conger conger chromosome 11, fConCon1.1, whole genome shotgun sequence genome:
- the LOC133139979 gene encoding keratin-associated protein 19-2-like codes for MIGRCGLPALWACLLLTAMLCPCALARRGRGFGGRGMGMGMGARAPPARSSNTGMKMAGAAAAGALGGAVIGHGMGSMGRPGYGYGGGGYGYGGYGGYPRYGGGFASGGRRYGSGNDTDGEYYYDSGSRHAANGFVFLGSVMALMTRHWMGI; via the coding sequence ATGATTGGCCGGTGTGGACTCCCCGCCCTGTGGGCGTGCCTGTTGCTGACGGCGATGCTGTGCCCCTGCGCTCTGGCcaggcgggggcggggcttcGGGGGAAGGGGCATGGGCATGGGGATGGGGGCCCGAGCCCCGCCCGCCCGCTCCTCTAACACCGGGATGAAGATGGCGGGGGCCGCGGCGGCGGGGGCCCTGGGCGGGGCGGTGATCGGCCACGGGATGGGCTCCATGGGCCGCCCGGGGTACGGCTACGGCGGCGGCGGCTACGGCTACGGGGGGTACGGCGGGTACCCCAGGTACGGGGGCGGATTCGCCTCCGGGGGCCGCCGGTACGGGAGCGGCAACGACACCGACGGGGAGTACTACTACGACTCCGGCAGCCGCCACGCCGCCAACGGCTTCGTCTTCCTGGGCTCCGTGATGGCCCTCATGACGCGCCACTGGATGGGAATTTAA
- the LOC133140459 gene encoding ras association domain-containing protein 2-like, which translates to MDNGQDCVQIGENKFISKTSLLMQLKTYNLYYEGQNLQLRHREEEGELIVEGLLNISWGLKRPIRLQMQDDNERIKPPPSSTSWHSGCNLGTQSKEGTQQVLPTIEVIEAEDQSEQCTEMEKQMAEEDEGSSQLLRTKSDAGVLRRGTRRTASEQRKIRRHRFSINGHFYNHKTAVFTPAYGSVTNVRINSCMTTPQVLRVLLNKFKIENSPDDFALYLVHTSGERVQLKRSDHPLVLRVLQGPCEQVSRIFLMEQDLGEEVTYDVAQYIKFEMPVLQSFITKLKEEEDREVQKLRTRYISLRGLIKKKLQCLPEGPTCM; encoded by the exons ATGGACAACGGACAGGACTGTGTTCAGATCGGCGAGAACAAGTTCATCAGCAA GACCTCCCTGCTGATGCAACTGAAGACGTACAATTTGTACTATGAAGGACAAAACCTTCAgctcagacacagagag gaggagggggagttGATTGTTGAAGGGTTGCTCAACATCTCCTGGGGATTGAAGCGACCAATCCGATTGCAGATGCAGGATGACAACGAGCGAATAAAGCCCCCGCCTTCTTCCACATCCTGGCATTCAGGTTGCAATTTAGGCAcacaaag TAAGGAGGGCACCCAGCAAGTCCTACCCACCATTGAGGTGATCGAGGCTGAGGACCAATCGGAGCAGTGCACTGAGATGGAAAAGCAAATGG CGGAGGAGGACGAGGGCTCCTCCCAGCTCCTGAGGACGAAGAGCGACGCTGGCGTTTTGAGAAGAGGCACGCGGCGGACTGCGAGCGAGCAGCGCAAAATCAGACGTCACAGATTCTCCATCAACGGGCACTTCTACAACCACAAG ACCGCAGTGTTTACCCCGGCCTACGGCTCGGTGACCAACGTGCGCATCAACAGCTGCATGACCACGCCTCAGGTTCTGCGCGTGCTGCTCAACAAGTTTAAGATCGAGAACAGCCCCGACGACTTCGCCCTCTACCTCGTGCACACCAGCGGGG aacgcGTGCAGCTTAAGCGCTCCGACCACCCCCTGGTGCTGCGCGTGCTGCAGGGCCCGTGCGAGCAGGTCAGCAGGATCTTTCTCATGGAGCAGGACCTGGGAGAGGAGGTCACCTACGAC GTGGCGCAGTATATAAAGTTTGAGATGCCCGTGCTTCAGAGTTTCATCACAAAACTAAAGGAAGAAGAGGACAGGGAGGTCCAAAAACTCAGGACCAG GTACATCTCTCTCCGCGGTTTGATTAAGAAGAAGCTACAGTGTCTGCCGGAGGGGCCTACCTGTATGtga